From the Anaerobaca lacustris genome, one window contains:
- a CDS encoding LptF/LptG family permease, protein MVFTLQRYVFRELFRVFLLATIGLTLILSLGGVLAPVQEYGLGPRQVVHILLYFMPITLTFILPMAALFASALTYGRFASDNELDACRASGVSLFTMVYPGLALAILVAIANLILSFHVMPYFVHLAEKSLKADAKQILFRNIERRGFYKMPPDGQFLIYADYVDLKRDMLSGIVVVQYDQGAITMIRTADAARIQFDPHDRFNEVRLDVYGFRQMGLPGDTWITLDRASLQYHFGSLLGDDIKFKKVNEMKQIRANLMLFDPIAKIAFAAYAQLATEALARDLSEQLRSADHGAYTLRGDSRSIRFTAAGCALDDRAVKLIGPIRVEEYDSVSGKHLQTLRCDTAVLHVDEDSTGPGLSLDMYNPRVESTGQLLTRYHVHRLRMPQPLLQSLRHAGVLETIAPERAAVVLKGPASSTLASLQKQLDREIRGTLVDIEAEMATRLVFGIGCVPMILIGIGMGIINRGGHILSAFGASCVPAAVLVVTIISGKNVMKNAMSEGVSGTTIMWSGLVALVVLAAFIYRRLART, encoded by the coding sequence ATGGTCTTTACGCTGCAACGATACGTGTTTCGTGAGCTTTTCCGGGTCTTTCTCCTGGCGACCATTGGCTTGACGCTGATCCTGAGTCTCGGTGGTGTCCTGGCCCCGGTCCAGGAATACGGCCTGGGGCCTCGACAGGTCGTCCACATCCTGCTGTATTTCATGCCGATCACCCTGACGTTCATCCTGCCGATGGCCGCGCTGTTCGCCTCGGCCCTGACGTACGGGCGATTTGCCAGCGACAACGAACTCGATGCATGCCGGGCCAGCGGCGTCAGTCTCTTCACGATGGTCTATCCGGGGCTGGCCCTGGCGATTCTCGTGGCCATCGCCAATCTGATCCTGAGCTTTCACGTCATGCCGTATTTCGTTCACCTGGCCGAGAAGTCGCTCAAGGCGGACGCCAAGCAGATTCTGTTCCGCAATATCGAGAGGCGGGGATTCTACAAGATGCCGCCGGATGGGCAGTTCCTGATCTATGCGGATTACGTCGATCTGAAACGGGACATGCTGTCGGGGATCGTCGTCGTTCAGTACGACCAGGGCGCCATCACGATGATTCGCACCGCCGACGCCGCGCGAATCCAGTTCGATCCTCACGACAGGTTCAACGAGGTGAGGCTGGACGTCTATGGGTTCCGCCAGATGGGCCTGCCCGGCGATACGTGGATCACTCTGGATCGAGCGTCGCTCCAGTACCACTTCGGCTCGCTGCTGGGCGACGACATCAAGTTCAAAAAAGTCAACGAGATGAAACAGATTCGGGCGAACCTGATGTTGTTCGACCCGATCGCGAAGATCGCGTTTGCGGCGTATGCGCAGTTGGCCACGGAGGCGCTGGCGCGGGACCTCAGTGAGCAACTGCGCTCGGCAGACCACGGCGCCTATACGCTTCGGGGCGACAGCCGCTCCATTCGGTTCACTGCCGCCGGATGTGCGTTGGATGACCGCGCGGTCAAACTGATCGGTCCGATTCGCGTGGAGGAGTACGATAGCGTCTCGGGTAAGCACCTCCAGACCCTGCGATGCGACACCGCTGTTCTCCACGTCGATGAGGACTCCACTGGTCCGGGGCTGAGCCTGGACATGTACAATCCGCGGGTCGAAAGCACAGGGCAGCTTCTTACCCGTTATCACGTCCACAGACTGAGAATGCCTCAGCCGCTCCTGCAGAGTCTTCGCCATGCAGGTGTTTTGGAGACCATCGCCCCCGAGCGGGCGGCGGTGGTCCTGAAGGGGCCGGCGTCGTCGACGCTCGCGTCGCTGCAGAAGCAGCTCGACCGCGAGATTCGTGGAACCCTGGTCGACATCGAGGCCGAGATGGCCACCCGGCTCGTGTTCGGCATCGGCTGCGTTCCGATGATTTTGATCGGCATCGGGATGGGCATCATCAATCGCGGCGGGCATATCCTGAGCGCCTTCGGGGCCAGTTGTGTGCCGGCCGCCGTCCTGGTGGTGACCATCATCAGTGGAAAGAACGTCATGAAGAATGCGATGAGCGAGGGGGTTTCGGGAACCACGATCATGTGGTCGGGACTGGTCGCTCTGGTGGTGCTGGCAGCCTTCATCTACCGACGGCTGGCGAGGACCTGA
- a CDS encoding LptF/LptG family permease, whose protein sequence is MKILDRYVAKNFMIGYVIAFCVLIGLRILIELFVNLDEFTKHTSLGTWALTRHVVSFYAMRTTLYFRDIAGVITVVAAAFSLGRMVRSNELVAMIASGVSAKRIVGPILVLAIVFTGLAVADQELLIPSISDKLVRSEDDLPGQESFPVRFLTDAKGSLICSRRYYVETLTLDAPTILTRERDPNRPGVWKVTGRISADAAVYNEKSERWDLINGLYVATDAVDTTQARPIAFYEASDLLPKDIAVRQMSGYDTLLSSRQLTALAAQKTKIKDVAQLTSQKHFRITDPLINLTMLMVSLPVLICRDPRTMKSAVVVSFGLTAACFVTTFVCKMLATEVVFARIMPEFWPWVPLFIFLPIAIIELDSMRT, encoded by the coding sequence ATGAAGATACTGGATCGCTACGTCGCGAAGAACTTCATGATCGGCTACGTCATCGCCTTCTGCGTCCTGATCGGGCTGCGGATCCTTATCGAATTGTTCGTCAATCTCGACGAATTCACCAAGCACACGTCGCTCGGCACGTGGGCGCTCACGCGGCACGTCGTCTCATTCTACGCCATGCGAACGACGCTGTACTTCCGCGACATTGCGGGCGTGATCACGGTGGTTGCCGCGGCGTTCTCGCTGGGCCGGATGGTGCGCTCCAACGAGCTGGTTGCCATGATCGCCTCGGGCGTCAGCGCCAAACGCATCGTCGGGCCGATCCTCGTGCTGGCCATCGTCTTCACGGGCCTGGCCGTGGCCGATCAGGAATTGCTCATCCCCAGCATCAGCGACAAGCTCGTCCGCAGCGAGGACGACCTGCCCGGCCAGGAGTCCTTCCCCGTGCGGTTTCTGACGGACGCCAAGGGGTCGCTGATCTGCTCGCGTCGCTATTACGTCGAGACGCTGACCCTGGATGCTCCCACCATCCTCACGCGGGAGCGCGATCCGAATCGGCCGGGAGTCTGGAAAGTGACCGGACGCATCTCGGCCGACGCCGCTGTGTACAACGAGAAGAGCGAGCGATGGGACCTGATCAACGGACTCTACGTTGCAACCGACGCGGTGGACACGACGCAGGCCCGGCCAATTGCCTTCTACGAGGCCTCGGATCTCCTGCCGAAGGACATCGCCGTCCGGCAGATGTCGGGATACGACACACTGCTCAGCTCGCGGCAGTTGACGGCGCTGGCCGCTCAGAAGACCAAGATCAAGGACGTGGCGCAGTTGACCAGCCAGAAACACTTCCGCATCACCGATCCGCTGATCAACCTGACCATGCTCATGGTCAGTCTGCCGGTGTTGATCTGCCGCGACCCGAGGACCATGAAGTCGGCCGTCGTGGTGAGCTTCGGTCTGACGGCGGCGTGTTTCGTCACGACGTTCGTCTGCAAGATGCTTGCGACGGAGGTCGTGTTCGCCCGGATCATGCCGGAGTTCTGGCCCTGGGTACCCCTGTTCATCTTCCTGCCGATCGCGATCATCGAATTGGATTCGATGCGGACCTGA
- the thiC gene encoding phosphomethylpyrimidine synthase ThiC — MATQLQQARAGIITQAMGHIAEVEGVGAETIRAETAAGRLVIPANTLHLKNNLKPMGIGRVLTTKINANIGTSSARSSVQEEITKMNAALAVGADTIMDLSTGGDLDEVRRELLAHCPVAFGTVPIYQVIEGREVEEIDNDILLKTIEKQARQGVDFFTIHAGLLREHLPLLKDRVAGIVSRGGALLAKWMLHHDKQNPLYELFDELCDIMVEYDVCFSLGDGLRPGAIADATDEAQIAELRTLGELTQRAQEKGCQVMVEGPGHVPFDQIQHNMEIQQKICHGAPFYVLGPLVTDIAPGYDHITSAIGGCAAAFYGASYLCYVTPREHLGLPNADDVRAGVVASKIAAHGADVARGLPGAADRDRRLSTARANLNWDTHLGESLDPETAARMHREACGQIEGGRPDAADYCSMCGQHWCSVRINRQVREAIRHQPCDSRPQT, encoded by the coding sequence ATGGCAACGCAATTGCAGCAGGCCCGAGCGGGCATCATTACACAGGCAATGGGGCATATCGCCGAGGTTGAAGGCGTCGGCGCCGAGACGATCCGCGCCGAAACCGCCGCCGGACGACTGGTCATACCGGCCAATACTCTGCACCTCAAGAACAATCTGAAGCCGATGGGCATCGGGCGCGTCCTGACCACCAAGATCAACGCCAACATCGGCACCAGCAGCGCGCGGTCCAGCGTACAGGAAGAAATCACGAAGATGAACGCGGCCCTGGCCGTCGGCGCCGACACGATCATGGACCTCAGCACCGGCGGCGACCTCGACGAGGTTCGTCGCGAGTTGCTGGCGCATTGTCCGGTCGCGTTCGGCACCGTGCCGATCTATCAGGTGATCGAAGGCCGGGAGGTCGAAGAGATCGACAACGACATCCTCCTCAAGACGATCGAGAAGCAGGCCCGCCAAGGCGTCGATTTCTTCACGATCCACGCCGGCCTGCTCCGCGAGCATCTGCCTCTGCTTAAGGACCGCGTGGCGGGGATCGTCAGCCGGGGCGGCGCCCTGCTGGCGAAATGGATGCTCCATCACGACAAACAGAATCCGCTCTACGAGCTGTTCGACGAGTTGTGCGACATCATGGTCGAGTACGACGTCTGCTTCTCGCTCGGCGACGGATTGCGTCCGGGGGCCATCGCCGACGCCACAGACGAGGCTCAGATCGCCGAACTCAGAACGCTGGGGGAACTGACGCAGCGGGCACAAGAAAAGGGCTGCCAGGTCATGGTCGAGGGGCCGGGACACGTTCCCTTCGACCAGATCCAGCACAATATGGAAATCCAGCAGAAGATCTGCCACGGCGCGCCGTTCTACGTGCTCGGCCCGCTGGTGACGGATATCGCACCTGGCTACGATCACATCACCAGCGCCATCGGCGGCTGCGCTGCGGCGTTCTACGGCGCTTCGTATCTGTGCTATGTGACGCCTCGCGAGCACCTGGGTCTGCCCAACGCCGACGACGTGCGCGCCGGGGTGGTGGCGTCCAAGATCGCCGCACATGGCGCCGACGTGGCGCGGGGCCTGCCTGGAGCGGCCGACCGCGACCGCCGTTTGAGCACGGCTCGTGCGAACCTGAACTGGGACACGCATCTGGGCGAATCGCTGGATCCGGAGACCGCCGCCCGCATGCATCGCGAGGCGTGTGGACAAATCGAAGGCGGCCGGCCCGATGCGGCCGACTACTGCTCGATGTGCGGGCAGCACTGGTGCAGCGTGCGGATCAACCGTCAGGTGCGCGAGGCGATCCGACACCAGCCCTGTGATTCCCGCCCGCAAACCTGA
- a CDS encoding MBL fold metallo-hydrolase → MQQNQCPAESPVLTGLTIRIVHDNCPFDDRLRMAWGFAATVTGPERTVLLDTGSEGALLLENMASMGIDPKGIDSVVLSHSHADHMGGLVGFLEVNPAVEVVLLESFPVRFKETVRGRGARVVEVESPRTICAHVHSTGRMGRRIHEQALVVRTEKGLVVLTGCAHPGADKIVEQVRALHKGDIVLVMGGFHLGWATDSRIERVIRTFKQLGVRYVAPTHCTGEKAQDLFAKHFGDRCLRVGVGKTITLADLK, encoded by the coding sequence ATGCAGCAGAACCAATGCCCGGCTGAATCGCCGGTCCTGACAGGTCTGACCATACGCATCGTGCATGACAACTGCCCCTTCGACGACCGGCTGAGGATGGCCTGGGGGTTTGCCGCGACGGTGACGGGGCCCGAACGGACGGTCCTGCTGGATACCGGAAGCGAGGGGGCGCTGCTTCTGGAGAACATGGCGTCAATGGGGATCGACCCCAAGGGCATCGACAGCGTTGTCCTCTCGCACTCGCACGCCGACCACATGGGCGGACTCGTGGGTTTTCTGGAGGTCAATCCTGCCGTCGAGGTTGTCTTGCTGGAGTCGTTCCCCGTACGCTTCAAGGAGACGGTACGCGGGCGTGGCGCCAGGGTCGTCGAAGTGGAATCCCCCAGGACGATCTGTGCCCACGTGCATTCCACCGGACGAATGGGCCGGCGGATTCACGAACAAGCCTTGGTCGTCCGCACCGAGAAGGGGCTGGTCGTTCTGACCGGCTGCGCCCATCCCGGCGCCGATAAGATCGTCGAGCAGGTGCGCGCCCTGCATAAAGGGGACATCGTGCTGGTGATGGGCGGCTTTCATCTGGGATGGGCCACAGACAGCCGGATCGAACGAGTCATCCGTACCTTCAAGCAGCTCGGTGTCCGATATGTCGCGCCTACGCATTGTACGGGCGAGAAGGCGCAAGACCTCTTCGCGAAGCATTTCGGGGATCGCTGTCTTCGCGTGGGTGTGGGTAAGACAATCACTCTCGCCGATCTGAAGTGA
- a CDS encoding nitroreductase family protein — protein MNTTVRDLVVRNRSCRRFEENMPVEREMLEEFVDLARLSPSAANRQPLKYILSCETEMNARIFPHLAWAGYLKDWPGPSQGERPAAYIVILGDARISRSIDCDHGIAAQSILLGAVEKGLAGCIIGLIRKKELRKALEISSSYNILLVVALGKPQEKIVIENVGAENDIQYYRDDAGIHHVPKRSLDDVILR, from the coding sequence GTGAACACGACTGTGCGCGACCTCGTTGTCCGCAACCGAAGCTGTCGCCGATTCGAGGAGAACATGCCGGTCGAGCGGGAAATGCTCGAAGAGTTTGTCGACCTCGCCCGACTGTCGCCGTCGGCGGCCAACCGGCAACCTCTCAAGTACATTCTCTCCTGCGAGACCGAGATGAACGCAAGGATCTTCCCGCATCTGGCCTGGGCCGGCTATCTCAAGGACTGGCCCGGCCCGTCACAGGGGGAGCGGCCGGCGGCATATATCGTCATCCTGGGCGACGCCCGGATCAGCCGTTCGATCGACTGCGATCACGGAATCGCGGCCCAGAGCATCCTGCTCGGGGCCGTGGAGAAGGGACTGGCCGGCTGTATCATCGGCCTGATTCGAAAAAAGGAGTTGCGAAAGGCCCTGGAGATTTCGTCGTCGTACAACATCCTCCTGGTCGTTGCGTTGGGGAAGCCGCAAGAGAAGATCGTCATCGAAAACGTCGGTGCCGAGAATGACATCCAATACTACCGGGACGACGCGGGGATTCACCACGTGCCCAAGCGGTCTTTGGACGATGTGATTCTCCGTTGA
- a CDS encoding GH116 family glycosyl hydrolase codes for MKQQRAIWILAAAIVFGTGLAHAEEHLVPANKQLTAGYLQNLRERGERAVYAASESETLGMPVGGIATGQLYLRNDGTLGLWHIFNRHIFTGYGLDCYRTYRPDSPVESGFAVAVKSDGAQTLKPLNQDFGTVEFAGEYPIGLARYRADGFPVEVEMEAFSPFIPLNTRDSALPATLFHITLKNTSDTSQKVGVLGWLENAVCFHSIRSRSVLRQTEIAERNGRTLIVHTAKEPPKGKTQILRPKIVVMDFEGPDYGDWQVTGEAFGKGPAHGTLPNQQSVSGFLGGGLVNTYLGGDRPHGTLRSPPLTIERKYINFLIGGGSHADETCINLLIDGQVVRTATGKDNEKLEWHFWHVEDIEGRTARIEIVDHHSGGWGHINIDQIEMADEAYDADMGPFDKLADYGSLVLAFDGPARQATDRLPIDKPVPTVATQEIALAPGQTKTFTFVLTWFFPNHQNGREYANRFESAAGVAHYVLDNHERLSGQTRLWHKTFYEDGTLPRWLLFRLHSTVANLATGTCQWWKNGRFWAWEGVGCCAGTCTHVWNYAHAPARLFAELERSAREMQDFGEGFHPDSGLVGFRSDAAYAADGQAGTVLKAYREHLCSADDAFLKRNWPRIKKALEFSIRQDGDDNGLIENSQHNTFDINFEGPNTFVGAMYLAALRAGEAMAREMGDDAFAERCKQIFNSGWRLTMERLWDGEYFIQLVDLDKHPKHQYGKGCLSDQLFGQGWAHQLGLGYLYPSATVRQALRSIWKYNWAPDVGPYNAAHRPERWFVSPGEAGLFTCTWPKSEFMAEGVRYRSEVWTGIEYQVAGHMVWEGMIDEALAICRAVHDRYHPAKHNPFNEVECGDHYARAMASWGVYTALCGFDYHGPKGHIGFAPRMRPEDFRAAFTAAEGWGLFTQDRSHSVQHERIEMRWGRVNLRTLAFSVPSNWTIAEIVVRHEGAALPSKHVLTNNRLRIELTEPVWLSQGQRLEVEIRRQG; via the coding sequence ATGAAGCAGCAGCGAGCGATTTGGATTCTGGCAGCCGCCATCGTGTTCGGGACCGGCCTGGCGCATGCCGAGGAGCATCTGGTGCCGGCGAACAAACAACTAACGGCCGGCTATCTGCAGAACCTTCGCGAGCGAGGCGAGCGCGCGGTCTACGCCGCCTCGGAGTCGGAAACCCTCGGCATGCCCGTCGGCGGGATCGCGACCGGCCAGTTGTATCTGCGCAACGACGGCACGCTCGGCCTGTGGCACATCTTCAATCGGCACATCTTCACCGGCTACGGCCTGGACTGCTATCGCACCTACCGGCCCGATTCGCCCGTCGAGTCGGGGTTCGCGGTGGCCGTCAAGAGCGACGGAGCGCAGACACTCAAGCCATTGAACCAGGACTTCGGTACGGTCGAGTTCGCGGGAGAGTATCCCATCGGGCTGGCGCGATACCGCGCCGATGGTTTTCCGGTGGAAGTCGAGATGGAGGCGTTCTCGCCGTTCATCCCGCTCAACACCAGGGATTCCGCCCTGCCGGCGACGCTTTTCCACATCACGCTGAAGAACACCTCCGACACATCTCAGAAGGTGGGCGTCCTGGGCTGGCTGGAGAACGCCGTTTGCTTCCACTCGATCCGGTCGCGCAGTGTGTTACGGCAAACCGAGATCGCTGAGCGGAACGGCCGGACACTGATCGTTCACACCGCCAAGGAGCCCCCCAAGGGCAAGACCCAGATCCTGCGTCCAAAGATCGTCGTGATGGACTTCGAAGGGCCGGACTATGGTGACTGGCAGGTCACCGGCGAGGCCTTCGGCAAGGGGCCCGCGCATGGCACCCTGCCGAATCAGCAGTCCGTCAGCGGGTTCCTCGGCGGCGGACTGGTCAACACTTATCTCGGGGGTGACCGCCCGCACGGCACGTTGAGAAGCCCGCCTCTGACGATCGAGCGCAAGTACATCAACTTCCTCATCGGCGGCGGCAGCCATGCCGACGAGACGTGCATCAATCTGCTTATCGATGGACAGGTGGTGCGCACCGCCACAGGTAAAGACAACGAAAAACTCGAATGGCACTTCTGGCATGTCGAGGATATCGAAGGCCGGACTGCCCGCATCGAGATCGTCGATCATCATTCCGGCGGATGGGGACATATCAACATCGATCAGATCGAGATGGCCGATGAAGCATATGACGCCGACATGGGACCGTTCGATAAGTTGGCCGATTACGGATCGCTCGTGTTGGCGTTCGACGGGCCGGCGCGCCAGGCTACGGACCGTCTACCCATAGACAAGCCTGTTCCGACCGTCGCAACGCAGGAGATCGCACTGGCGCCGGGCCAGACGAAGACGTTCACGTTCGTCCTGACATGGTTCTTCCCGAACCATCAGAACGGTCGTGAATACGCCAATCGTTTCGAGAGCGCCGCCGGCGTAGCCCATTACGTGCTCGACAACCACGAGCGGCTCAGCGGACAGACCAGACTCTGGCACAAGACCTTCTACGAGGACGGCACGCTGCCCCGCTGGCTGCTTTTCCGCCTGCACTCGACGGTCGCCAATCTTGCGACCGGAACGTGCCAGTGGTGGAAGAACGGGCGGTTCTGGGCGTGGGAAGGCGTCGGCTGCTGCGCCGGGACCTGCACGCACGTGTGGAACTATGCCCACGCGCCGGCGCGCCTGTTTGCCGAACTGGAGCGCAGCGCGCGCGAAATGCAGGACTTCGGCGAGGGCTTTCACCCCGACAGCGGTCTTGTGGGCTTCCGGAGCGACGCCGCATACGCCGCCGACGGACAGGCGGGGACCGTCCTGAAGGCGTATCGCGAACACCTTTGCTCGGCCGACGATGCATTCCTCAAGCGCAACTGGCCGCGGATCAAGAAGGCCCTGGAATTCTCGATCCGCCAGGACGGCGACGACAACGGCCTGATCGAGAACAGCCAGCACAACACCTTCGACATCAACTTCGAGGGCCCCAACACGTTCGTCGGAGCGATGTATCTGGCCGCCCTGCGGGCCGGCGAGGCAATGGCTCGTGAGATGGGAGACGACGCCTTCGCCGAACGATGCAAGCAGATCTTCAACAGCGGTTGGCGACTGACGATGGAGCGGCTGTGGGACGGCGAGTACTTCATCCAGCTCGTCGATCTGGACAAGCACCCGAAGCATCAGTACGGCAAAGGCTGCCTGTCCGACCAGCTCTTCGGGCAGGGCTGGGCCCATCAACTGGGCCTCGGCTACCTCTATCCGTCGGCCACAGTCAGACAGGCCCTGCGCTCGATCTGGAAATACAACTGGGCCCCCGACGTCGGCCCGTACAATGCGGCGCATCGGCCGGAGCGATGGTTCGTCTCGCCCGGTGAGGCGGGCCTGTTCACCTGTACCTGGCCCAAGAGCGAGTTCATGGCCGAGGGCGTGCGGTACCGCAGCGAGGTCTGGACCGGGATCGAATACCAGGTTGCCGGCCACATGGTGTGGGAAGGGATGATCGACGAGGCGCTGGCGATCTGCCGCGCCGTGCACGACCGCTACCACCCGGCCAAGCACAACCCCTTCAACGAAGTCGAATGCGGCGACCACTACGCGCGGGCCATGGCCAGTTGGGGCGTCTACACCGCCCTGTGCGGGTTCGACTACCACGGGCCGAAGGGCCACATCGGCTTCGCGCCGCGGATGCGCCCGGAGGATTTCCGGGCAGCGTTCACCGCTGCAGAGGGCTGGGGGCTGTTCACACAAGACAGATCGCACAGCGTGCAACACGAACGCATCGAGATGCGCTGGGGACGAGTGAATCTCAGGACCCTTGCGTTCTCCGTCCCTTCAAACTGGACGATTGCGGAGATCGTCGTCCGCCACGAGGGTGCGGCGCTGCCCAGCAAGCACGTCCTGACCAATAACCGGCTGAGAATCGAACTGACCGAACCTGTGTGGCTTTCGCAGGGCCAGCGCCTGGAGGTCGAGATTCGCCGACAAGGCTGA
- a CDS encoding multiheme c-type cytochrome, which produces MIARLPLKHIGLTTLILSVCGGALLLARPAADKTPKNPAHAMDHWDDPYDCIGCHYERYTDWSSSQMSRAYTGDFFQAQFFQYVMEDAARDPQMKDLAADCLGCHSPSAFLSGVVPPPAVERSDNFWDRAWPWLDSYRTIGQVRTGLEHGPLRETSDRVGRNPLPDLKREADRGVFCDFCHSLSGMAQRDPFNHNYRVDAGPGRNTKRADLEFPWSPYHKTQVSELFETAELCGICHNEQNTFGVFVKATHREWLDTDYANRDIVCQFCHMPPREGKPAKMGRERPWNHAHWFGGGFTGFVEGAARVKLSLDAGTVAAESDVSFDVSISDIATGHLFPTGATEERDVWLRVAVCDAEGRELQHVPVPPNPQDPNDHYFITSSRAVAYPSHSLTSQAISRDSLPEGDRIYHDVFLDSAGKVTFGQWYAVRIVGNRLVPGETRVEKYTWQVPQSLAGREVHLKATLWYRRMADSHAEILGIAKRPHLLVSEDARRIKVTAP; this is translated from the coding sequence ATGATTGCCCGGCTTCCCCTCAAGCACATTGGCCTGACGACGTTGATTCTGTCGGTCTGCGGCGGCGCACTGCTGCTGGCCCGGCCGGCCGCAGACAAGACGCCGAAGAATCCGGCCCACGCGATGGATCACTGGGACGATCCGTACGACTGCATCGGATGCCACTATGAGCGGTACACCGACTGGTCGAGCTCGCAGATGTCGCGGGCGTACACGGGCGACTTCTTCCAGGCCCAGTTCTTCCAGTACGTCATGGAAGATGCGGCCCGCGATCCGCAGATGAAGGACCTTGCCGCCGACTGTCTGGGCTGCCATTCGCCGTCGGCCTTTCTCTCGGGCGTCGTGCCGCCGCCCGCAGTCGAGCGGTCCGACAACTTCTGGGATCGCGCCTGGCCCTGGCTGGATTCGTATCGGACCATCGGTCAGGTCCGGACCGGCCTCGAACACGGTCCCTTGCGCGAAACCTCCGACCGAGTCGGTCGTAATCCGCTGCCCGACCTCAAGCGGGAGGCCGACCGGGGTGTGTTCTGCGATTTCTGCCACTCGCTCTCAGGTATGGCCCAGCGCGACCCCTTTAACCACAACTATCGCGTGGACGCCGGGCCCGGCCGAAATACCAAGCGGGCCGACCTGGAGTTCCCCTGGTCGCCGTACCACAAAACCCAGGTCTCCGAGCTATTCGAAACCGCCGAATTGTGCGGCATCTGTCACAACGAGCAAAACACGTTCGGCGTCTTCGTCAAGGCCACGCATCGCGAATGGCTCGATACCGACTACGCCAATCGCGACATCGTCTGCCAGTTCTGCCACATGCCGCCGAGGGAGGGCAAGCCGGCCAAGATGGGCCGCGAACGCCCCTGGAACCACGCCCACTGGTTCGGCGGCGGGTTCACCGGCTTCGTCGAAGGGGCCGCCCGTGTGAAGCTGAGCCTGGATGCCGGAACGGTTGCCGCCGAAAGCGACGTGTCGTTCGATGTGTCGATCAGCGATATCGCCACGGGCCATCTGTTCCCTACCGGCGCCACCGAAGAGCGGGACGTCTGGCTGCGCGTGGCCGTCTGCGACGCCGAGGGCCGCGAGCTCCAGCACGTCCCCGTGCCGCCGAACCCGCAGGACCCGAACGACCATTACTTCATCACGTCGAGCCGTGCTGTGGCCTATCCCAGCCACAGCTTGACCAGTCAGGCCATCTCCAGAGACTCGCTGCCCGAGGGCGACCGCATTTACCACGACGTCTTTCTGGATTCAGCCGGCAAGGTGACGTTCGGGCAGTGGTACGCCGTCCGGATTGTCGGGAATCGCCTGGTTCCCGGCGAGACCCGCGTCGAGAAGTATACGTGGCAGGTTCCGCAGAGTCTGGCCGGGCGCGAGGTGCATCTGAAGGCGACGCTCTGGTATCGCCGCATGGCCGATTCCCACGCTGAGATTCTCGGCATCGCGAAGCGCCCGCATCTGCTCGTCTCGGAAGATGCCCGGCGGATTAAGGTCACGGCGCCGTAA
- a CDS encoding thioredoxin family protein gives MTRKWNLVAILLAVILLASISPAQPAGQDVREARRRVGVEASPAQPVGQDTTNLRETMQQQRIRALQEQMSELKMQHETLVQQLRAIHAAAVKEKATDTAGRIEKLISERQETHRAKLSDLEQQQQRMMGAMRQRADRPERSGRRGRSAPDVELKSFDGKTHKLSDFQGRIVVLEWFNMECPFSLYHYATKPTMVELANKYRDKEVVWLAVNSTNHTKPETNLAFVKEHKLPFPIIDDRSGQIGRAFGARTTPHMFVIDKDGVIVYQGAIDNAPMGKVEANVANVNYVDQALSQLLAGQPVAMSTTPPYGCSVKYAGQ, from the coding sequence ATGACACGGAAATGGAACCTCGTTGCGATCTTATTGGCGGTCATATTGTTGGCGTCGATCTCGCCGGCCCAGCCGGCCGGGCAGGACGTTCGCGAAGCGCGCCGGCGCGTCGGAGTTGAAGCCTCGCCGGCCCAGCCGGTCGGGCAGGACACCACGAATCTGCGAGAGACGATGCAACAGCAGCGCATCCGGGCACTCCAAGAGCAGATGAGCGAGTTGAAGATGCAGCACGAAACCCTTGTTCAGCAGTTGCGTGCCATCCATGCTGCGGCGGTCAAGGAGAAAGCCACTGATACTGCCGGGCGAATCGAGAAGCTCATCAGCGAGCGGCAGGAAACGCATCGTGCCAAGCTCAGCGACCTGGAGCAACAGCAGCAGCGAATGATGGGAGCGATGCGGCAGCGAGCCGACCGACCCGAACGGTCGGGCAGACGGGGCCGAAGCGCTCCCGATGTCGAGTTGAAGAGCTTCGACGGCAAGACCCACAAGCTCTCCGACTTCCAGGGACGGATTGTGGTCTTGGAATGGTTCAACATGGAGTGTCCTTTCTCGCTGTATCACTACGCCACGAAGCCGACGATGGTCGAACTGGCCAACAAATACAGGGACAAGGAGGTCGTCTGGCTGGCCGTCAACAGCACCAACCACACCAAGCCGGAAACCAACCTCGCGTTCGTTAAAGAGCACAAGCTGCCCTTCCCCATCATCGACGATCGGTCCGGCCAGATCGGGCGGGCCTTCGGGGCAAGGACCACGCCGCACATGTTCGTCATCGACAAGGACGGCGTGATCGTTTACCAGGGCGCGATCGACAATGCCCCGATGGGCAAAGTCGAGGCCAACGTTGCTAACGTGAACTATGTGGATCAGGCCCTCTCACAACTGCTTGCGGGCCAGCCGGTGGCCATGTCGACAACCCCCCCCTACGGCTGCTCGGTCAAGTATGCCGGTCAGTAG